The following are encoded in a window of Clostridia bacterium genomic DNA:
- the rpmF gene encoding 50S ribosomal protein L32: protein MAVPKCKVSKQRKHTRAANWKAATPGLSTCPQCHELKLSHRVCEGCGYYDGKAIVIEKEKKK, encoded by the coding sequence ATGGCAGTACCAAAATGTAAAGTATCTAAGCAAAGAAAACATACCAGAGCGGCTAACTGGAAAGCAGCTACTCCGGGCCTTTCTACTTGCCCACAGTGTCACGAGCTTAAATTGTCTCATAGAGTATGCGAAGGCTGCGGTTATTACGACGGAAAAGCAATAGTAATAGAGAAAGAGAAAAAGAAGTAA
- a CDS encoding acetate kinase, which translates to MKILVINAGSSSLKYQLINMADNSVIAKGLCERIAIDGSVLTHKANGKSYVFEKDMPNHTVAIKMVLDCLVSKECGVIKSMDEISAVGHRIVHGAEDYSSSVLIDQKVLDSCKLNSELAPLHNPANIMGIVACQAVMPKTPMVGVFDTAFHATMPQKAYLYGISYQDYKQYRIRKYGFHGTSHQFVSQEAAKYLNKPIKELKTITCHLGNGSSITAVNGGISVETSMGFTPLDGLPMGTRSGSIDPAIVEFLMQKTNKTISQVLKHLNAECGMLGLSGNSSDFRDLTGEENLAKEYNKRAVDIFAYRVKKYIGEYSAVMNGLDCLVFTAGVGENTPYVREQACEDMDYLGIKLDLDKNNNCPRGQIVDLSAPTSKVKILVIPTNEELVIAQETQRVIKK; encoded by the coding sequence ATGAAAATTTTAGTTATCAATGCGGGCAGTAGCTCGCTTAAATATCAATTAATCAATATGGCAGACAATAGCGTTATTGCAAAAGGTCTTTGCGAGAGAATAGCTATTGACGGTTCGGTATTAACTCATAAGGCAAATGGCAAGTCCTATGTTTTTGAAAAAGATATGCCTAACCACACGGTAGCTATCAAAATGGTTCTTGACTGTTTAGTTAGCAAGGAATGTGGCGTTATTAAGTCTATGGACGAAATAAGCGCAGTAGGACACCGTATTGTTCACGGCGCAGAAGATTATTCTAGCTCGGTTTTAATCGACCAAAAAGTGTTAGATTCTTGTAAACTTAACAGCGAACTAGCGCCTCTACATAACCCTGCAAATATTATGGGAATAGTAGCTTGTCAAGCCGTTATGCCTAAAACTCCTATGGTTGGCGTATTTGACACCGCTTTTCACGCAACAATGCCTCAAAAAGCTTATCTATATGGTATCTCCTACCAAGATTACAAGCAATATCGCATACGTAAATACGGCTTTCACGGCACAAGCCACCAATTTGTTTCGCAAGAAGCTGCAAAATATCTAAATAAACCTATAAAAGAACTTAAAACGATTACTTGTCACTTAGGCAACGGTTCTTCAATCACAGCAGTAAACGGCGGAATAAGCGTAGAAACATCAATGGGCTTTACGCCCTTAGACGGACTTCCAATGGGTACTCGTTCGGGTTCGATTGACCCGGCTATTGTTGAGTTTTTAATGCAAAAAACCAATAAAACAATATCGCAAGTTCTTAAACACTTAAACGCCGAGTGCGGTATGTTAGGGCTTTCGGGCAATAGCAGTGATTTTAGAGATTTAACTGGCGAAGAAAATCTTGCAAAAGAATATAACAAACGTGCAGTAGACATCTTTGCTTATCGTGTTAAAAAGTATATCGGCGAATATAGCGCAGTTATGAATGGTCTAGACTGTCTAGTATTTACCGCAGGCGTCGGCGAGAATACCCCTTATGTAAGAGAACAGGCTTGCGAAGATATGGATTATTTAGGCATCAAACTTGATTTAGACAAAAACAATAATTGCCCACGTGGACAAATTGTTGATTTGTCAGCCCCAACCTCAAAAGTTAAGATTTTGGTCATTCCAACCAACGAAGAATTAGTAATTGCCCAAGAAACTCAAAGGGTTATTAAAAAATAG
- the pta gene encoding phosphate acetyltransferase, which yields MSQLIESYKELVRAYQKTIVLPEGEDKRVIKAAEMIVEDGFCKVILLGDADVIRAKSSKLANVQIINPKTSDKLDGYADYLFELRKAKGLTREQAYELVKDVMYYGVMMVKLGDADGMVGGACHSTGDLLRPALQIIKTAPNIKAVSGFFVMYNPNVEKFGKLLFADCAVTPFPKEEELADFAICANASAKKFVTDTPKIAMLSFSTRGSAKNDDVTKVANATAIVRERAPEIEIEGEIQFDAAIVEEVGQLKCPGSKVAGHANVFIFPDLNAGNIGYKILQRLGGYQAYGPICQGMAKPCNDLSRGCIAEDIVGVVAMTALQSI from the coding sequence GTGTCCCAATTAATTGAAAGCTACAAAGAGTTGGTAAGGGCATACCAAAAAACTATTGTTCTCCCCGAAGGCGAGGACAAACGTGTAATTAAGGCTGCCGAGATGATTGTTGAAGATGGCTTTTGTAAAGTCATTTTACTTGGCGATGCCGATGTGATTAGAGCTAAAAGTTCTAAACTTGCAAATGTTCAAATAATCAATCCAAAAACAAGCGACAAACTCGACGGTTACGCAGACTATCTTTTTGAGCTTAGAAAAGCAAAAGGTCTTACACGTGAGCAAGCCTACGAGCTTGTCAAAGACGTTATGTATTACGGCGTAATGATGGTTAAATTAGGCGACGCTGACGGTATGGTAGGCGGAGCTTGCCACTCAACCGGCGATTTGCTTAGACCGGCTCTACAAATTATCAAGACAGCTCCTAACATCAAGGCGGTTTCGGGGTTTTTCGTTATGTATAACCCCAACGTAGAAAAATTTGGCAAACTTTTATTTGCAGATTGCGCAGTTACCCCTTTCCCCAAAGAAGAAGAACTTGCAGATTTTGCAATTTGCGCAAACGCTTCGGCTAAAAAATTCGTAACAGACACTCCTAAGATTGCAATGTTATCATTTTCAACTAGGGGAAGCGCTAAAAACGACGACGTAACTAAGGTCGCTAACGCAACCGCTATTGTAAGAGAACGAGCTCCCGAAATAGAAATAGAAGGCGAAATTCAATTTGACGCAGCTATCGTCGAAGAAGTTGGTCAATTAAAGTGTCCGGGCAGTAAGGTCGCAGGTCACGCAAACGTCTTTATTTTCCCTGACCTAAACGCAGGCAACATCGGTTACAAAATACTTCAACGCTTAGGCGGATATCAAGCCTATGGTCCTATTTGCCAAGGTATGGCAAAGCCTTGCAACGATTTATCTCGTGGTTGCATAGCCGAAGATATTGTAGGCGTTGTCGCAATGACAGCTTTACAATCAATTTAA
- a CDS encoding nucleotidyltransferase family protein, producing MKICGIICEYNPLHSGHLYHLDFTKRQGDVVVCVMSGNFTQRGEIACMDKYVRAKHAIYSGADIVLELPTIFATSSAEHFAYGGIKILNAIGADILSFGSECGDINLLTEYAEMLNHPTEEFNLTVKHFLSKGMSYPVAISNSASQHFAKPNILNKPNNILAIEFIRQIKMQNSKMTPITIEREDNYNENNLRFNYPSATAIRHLFETNQLDTIGKFIPDYVYEDYKKQIRSDYEQLIYAYLNTLNADSLKSISRIEGVTEGLENRILANCAKGNYSLMVEAIKTKRYTLTKLQRIFLAILLGKTKNLLTRAKKIRPYTRVLAINKDKLNLLSYLAKCKISLVPDISKEQNCLYELDLKASNIYASLAQEVGNKDLTMGLQKV from the coding sequence TTGAAAATTTGCGGAATTATTTGCGAATACAATCCTCTACATAGCGGACACTTATATCACCTTGATTTTACCAAACGACAAGGCGACGTTGTCGTATGCGTTATGAGCGGAAACTTTACCCAGCGGGGCGAAATAGCTTGTATGGACAAATATGTCAGGGCAAAGCACGCTATATATTCCGGAGCTGATATAGTGCTAGAACTTCCAACTATATTTGCAACCTCTTCTGCCGAACATTTTGCTTATGGCGGTATAAAAATTCTTAACGCAATAGGCGCTGATATTCTTTCTTTTGGAAGCGAATGCGGAGATATCAATTTATTGACCGAATACGCCGAGATGCTTAATCACCCAACCGAAGAATTTAACCTAACCGTCAAACATTTTCTAAGCAAAGGTATGAGCTACCCTGTTGCAATATCTAATTCGGCAAGTCAACACTTTGCGAAACCGAATATATTAAACAAACCCAATAATATCTTAGCCATAGAATTTATTAGACAAATAAAGATGCAAAATAGTAAAATGACGCCGATTACAATCGAAAGAGAAGACAACTATAACGAAAATAATCTTAGATTTAATTATCCTAGCGCAACGGCTATACGACATCTATTTGAAACAAATCAATTAGATACAATCGGCAAATTTATTCCCGACTATGTTTATGAAGATTACAAAAAACAAATACGAAGCGACTACGAACAACTAATTTACGCCTATTTAAATACTCTTAACGCCGATAGCTTAAAAAGTATTTCTAGAATAGAAGGCGTTACCGAAGGACTTGAAAACCGAATTTTAGCAAATTGCGCAAAGGGAAATTATTCTTTAATGGTAGAAGCTATCAAAACAAAAAGGTATACTTTAACAAAATTGCAACGTATATTTTTAGCAATTCTACTAGGCAAAACTAAAAATTTGCTTACAAGAGCTAAAAAAATTAGACCTTATACAAGGGTGCTAGCAATTAATAAAGATAAACTAAATCTGCTTAGTTACCTAGCAAAATGTAAAATAAGTCTTGTACCCGATATTTCAAAAGAACAAAATTGTTTGTACGAATTAGACTTAAAAGCCTCAAACATCTACGCCTCGCTTGCGCAAGAAGTAGGCAACAAAGACCTTACTATGGGACTGCAAAAAGTGTAA
- the coaD gene encoding pantetheine-phosphate adenylyltransferase, producing the protein MNGVFCGSFCPITLGHLDIIVRSSKLCDKLFVAVLNNCNKEYSIALEDRFNLVCKATANLPNVVVAKFDGALIDFCIKNNANLIIKSGRNAQDIQYEMDMADINKQFSNVETVFLACDKQFQAVSSSLVRELVILGKDISKFVPNGLEQNIVKLLTK; encoded by the coding sequence ATGAACGGTGTTTTTTGTGGTTCTTTTTGCCCGATTACGCTTGGTCACCTTGATATAATTGTTCGTTCTAGCAAGCTCTGTGACAAATTATTTGTTGCCGTACTCAACAACTGCAATAAAGAGTATTCAATAGCCTTAGAAGATAGATTTAACCTAGTTTGTAAAGCTACGGCAAACTTGCCAAACGTAGTTGTTGCAAAATTTGATGGTGCGTTAATTGACTTTTGTATTAAAAATAACGCTAATTTGATTATTAAAAGCGGTAGAAACGCCCAAGATATTCAATACGAAATGGATATGGCGGATATCAACAAGCAATTTAGCAATGTTGAAACAGTTTTCCTTGCTTGTGATAAGCAGTTTCAAGCAGTTTCAAGCAGTCTAGTTAGGGAGCTTGTTATTCTAGGCAAAGATATCTCGAAGTTTGTCCCGAATGGGTTAGAACAAAACATAGTAAAATTACTTACAAAATAA
- the rsmD gene encoding 16S rRNA (guanine(966)-N(2))-methyltransferase RsmD, with product MKIISGKFKGRNIIIPNNQARPTLDRAKETLFNILQFDLEGVRVLDLFAGSGSLGFEALSRGAIQTVFVDQDSISIEAVKQNAQRFVCLDEISVIKSDYQTALAMLDGKFDIVFIDPPYMCDYYVNALQLLCKYNLLSPQAIIVCESSLKTILPTSVDILHQYRIKKVGTINFTFYKLGV from the coding sequence ATGAAAATTATTAGTGGAAAATTTAAGGGAAGAAACATAATTATTCCCAATAACCAAGCTCGTCCTACGCTTGACCGAGCCAAAGAAACTTTATTTAATATTCTTCAATTTGACTTAGAAGGCGTAAGAGTACTAGACCTTTTTGCAGGTTCGGGTTCGTTAGGCTTCGAAGCGTTAAGTAGGGGAGCAATTCAAACGGTATTTGTCGACCAAGATTCAATTAGTATTGAAGCTGTCAAGCAAAATGCTCAACGTTTTGTTTGCCTTGACGAAATATCGGTGATTAAAAGCGATTATCAAACCGCTCTTGCTATGCTTGACGGTAAATTTGACATAGTTTTTATCGACCCCCCTTATATGTGCGATTACTATGTTAATGCGCTTCAACTTCTTTGCAAATATAATTTGCTTTCTCCCCAAGCGATTATTGTATGCGAATCTTCGCTAAAAACAATTTTACCAACTTCGGTTGATATTTTGCATCAATATAGAATTAAAAAAGTCGGCACAATTAATTTTACTTTTTATAAATTAGGAGTTTAA
- a CDS encoding GNAT family N-acetyltransferase has product MKKSELVELYKKSFDDLDQEVEFFFDNYFLPRNTVTHKINRKIVSALHLVTKKMFLRGKTFNFSYVSAAATLPDLRGKRIMEKVIYKALNLLYARRTPFVVLSPFSFTYYTKYDFTRIQVNSKPQTAVQQQFSILNDLRPSFLLSCYEQYCKNFDGYIIRDLARYTQLLSEWKVSNFTINSYKLGLTNCYVCLDRLGHLLDYSGDVSSIYPSLASGLNTPDNWDLMVRIVNVKYLLKHIKYDSCGSYNFYLTDNFFPLNNGYYKLIVSNSNTKISFSHKEDKNTTFTNLTVEELTKCVFGNISLTELLKTQKLFVLDKY; this is encoded by the coding sequence ATGAAAAAAAGCGAATTAGTAGAATTATATAAAAAATCATTTGACGACTTGGACCAAGAAGTAGAGTTCTTTTTTGATAATTATTTTTTGCCTCGCAACACTGTAACGCATAAAATAAATCGAAAAATTGTTTCCGCCTTGCACCTTGTCACTAAAAAAATGTTTTTAAGGGGTAAGACTTTTAATTTTTCTTATGTTAGCGCAGCTGCGACCTTGCCTGACCTGCGTGGAAAACGTATTATGGAAAAGGTAATCTACAAAGCTTTAAACCTTCTTTACGCTCGTAGAACGCCCTTCGTAGTTCTGTCGCCATTTTCCTTTACATATTACACCAAATATGATTTTACCCGCATACAAGTCAATTCAAAGCCTCAAACGGCAGTTCAACAACAATTTTCAATTCTTAACGACTTGCGACCCTCGTTTTTGCTATCTTGTTACGAACAATATTGTAAAAATTTCGATGGCTACATAATTAGAGATTTAGCTCGTTATACGCAACTGCTTAGCGAGTGGAAAGTGTCTAATTTTACAATAAATTCTTACAAATTAGGGCTAACAAATTGCTATGTTTGTCTTGACCGCTTAGGGCATTTGCTTGATTATTCCGGCGATGTTTCTTCAATTTATCCTAGTTTAGCTAGCGGTTTAAATACTCCTGATAACTGGGACTTAATGGTAAGAATCGTCAACGTAAAATATTTGCTTAAACATATTAAATATGATAGTTGTGGCAGTTACAATTTTTATTTGACCGACAATTTTTTTCCTCTTAACAATGGTTATTACAAATTAATCGTAAGCAATTCTAATACTAAAATTTCTTTTTCGCATAAAGAAGATAAAAATACCACTTTTACAAATCTTACCGTCGAAGAACTCACAAAATGTGTTTTTGGAAATATTTCTTTAACGGAATTACTCAAAACACAAAAATTATTTGTTTTAGATAAATATTAA
- the rdgB gene encoding RdgB/HAM1 family non-canonical purine NTP pyrophosphatase, whose product MDLLIASNNLGKIAEFKAMLSDKYKNIYGLKEYGIVCDIEETGQSFEENAKIKATFIKNLLGIKQIDILADDSGLCVDALNGAPSIYSARFSGIDATDKQNRDKLLNCLNGIANRKAYFEAYLVLIKANGQIITANGRAYGEITTEEIGEFGFGYDSIFYSYELNATFASANIAQKDKISHRAKALINLLNIL is encoded by the coding sequence ATGGATTTACTTATCGCTAGCAACAATTTAGGTAAAATTGCCGAATTTAAAGCAATGTTAAGCGACAAATACAAAAATATCTATGGTCTTAAAGAATACGGCATAGTTTGCGATATAGAAGAAACCGGACAAAGTTTTGAAGAAAATGCAAAAATTAAAGCTACGTTTATTAAGAATTTACTAGGCATTAAACAAATTGATATTCTAGCCGACGACAGCGGACTATGCGTAGACGCTTTAAATGGCGCTCCTAGCATATATTCGGCAAGGTTTAGCGGTATTGACGCTACCGATAAACAAAATAGAGATAAATTATTAAACTGTTTAAACGGTATTGCCAATCGTAAAGCATATTTTGAAGCATATCTAGTCTTAATTAAAGCAAACGGACAAATTATTACTGCAAACGGCAGGGCTTATGGCGAAATTACCACAGAAGAAATAGGCGAATTTGGCTTTGGCTACGACTCTATTTTTTATAGTTACGAGTTAAACGCTACTTTTGCAAGCGCAAATATAGCTCAAAAAGACAAAATTAGTCATCGTGCAAAAGCTTTAATAAATTTACTCAATATTTTATAA
- a CDS encoding aminoacetone oxidase family FAD-binding enzyme, protein MKNVAIVGGGASGLFVANMLKADYKVTIFEKNDRVGKKLLQTGNGRCNLSNLHSCNDLDKFCLNYNNFEFAKQIFTNFSVEDTIKAFEKLGLLLTYQDDLIYPATYQASTVLDVLRLNLNSNVKIICNCEIVSITKKNAKFFLTDNEGKTYYQDIVILCGGGNSSVTSNPCYKLVTQLGHTLTALYPSLAPIKCVDAFLKGLNGIKANVKASLYNSGRLVQSVNGEVMFKDYGISGIAIFELSRFKIDNNSKIELDLFPDIDIDTIITNRCKTNLTCENLFTGLLNNKIALNLLFKLGYDVSTPLSQVDAIRICNLVKKVSLTQLSVLPFDKSQVTKGGVDLSQVDAQTMSSNLVEDLYFIGELLDIDGNCGGYNLQFAWSSAGICAKSINSLLSNR, encoded by the coding sequence ATGAAAAACGTAGCCATAGTAGGCGGTGGAGCAAGCGGACTATTTGTCGCTAATATGCTTAAAGCCGATTACAAAGTAACAATATTTGAAAAAAATGACCGTGTCGGCAAAAAACTTCTACAAACCGGCAATGGCAGATGTAATTTAAGTAATTTGCATAGTTGCAACGACTTAGATAAATTTTGTCTTAATTACAACAATTTTGAGTTTGCTAAGCAAATTTTTACTAATTTTAGCGTAGAAGACACAATAAAAGCTTTTGAAAAGTTGGGTTTGCTTTTGACATATCAAGACGACCTTATTTACCCTGCGACCTATCAAGCAAGCACCGTTCTTGATGTTTTGCGGTTAAATTTAAACAGCAACGTTAAAATTATATGTAATTGTGAAATCGTTAGCATTACAAAGAAGAACGCTAAGTTCTTTCTTACCGACAACGAAGGCAAAACATATTATCAAGATATAGTTATTCTTTGCGGTGGCGGTAACAGTAGCGTTACAAGTAACCCTTGTTACAAACTTGTTACGCAATTAGGGCATACTTTAACTGCGCTTTATCCTTCGCTTGCGCCAATTAAGTGCGTCGACGCCTTTTTAAAAGGGCTTAACGGAATAAAAGCAAATGTTAAGGCAAGTTTATATAATAGCGGTAGGCTAGTTCAAAGCGTAAACGGCGAAGTTATGTTTAAAGATTATGGCATAAGTGGTATTGCTATTTTTGAACTTTCTCGCTTTAAAATTGATAACAATAGCAAAATTGAACTTGACCTTTTTCCCGATATTGATATAGATACGATAATTACAAATAGATGCAAAACAAATTTAACGTGTGAAAATCTTTTTACAGGGCTACTCAATAACAAAATAGCCTTAAATTTGTTGTTTAAGTTAGGCTATGACGTCTCTACGCCACTTAGTCAAGTCGACGCTATAAGAATTTGCAATCTTGTAAAAAAGGTTTCTCTAACTCAACTTAGCGTTTTACCTTTTGACAAATCGCAAGTTACAAAAGGCGGAGTAGATTTATCGCAAGTTGACGCTCAAACAATGAGCTCAAACCTAGTCGAAGATTTATATTTTATCGGCGAGCTTCTTGATATTGACGGCAACTGTGGGGGATATAATCTTCAATTTGCGTGGAGTAGCGCCGGTATTTGCGCCAAATCTATAAATTCGCTTTTAAGCAATCGCTAA
- a CDS encoding GGDEF domain-containing protein, with translation MKLFTKFKDYLFGNVDSKFYIENKNLLEETNYSLLKKACIFSTGMCAFLFLLTFFNALISNLKLFYLFYALFFLVETLLVLFVVNKHKKLTKLFFYIYAIAILYLAADIGTIKSPDVYAVTFYVFLIIIPMLHICKPIYAIALSASSCAFFCILTSIVKQPYPLIYSNDILNAVCCCIVGIGLDVTIINLQLTSLQNKVQLEKLSLIDELTGLSNRRHYNTFVNDVFSQKPDNVSIIMLDIDSFKSYNDVYGHLNGDNCLQKIGKVLREIATECSFFVSRIGGEEFVAVCVNFDNENVVKICDLIMEKVDKLNVSHKSSSFGKVTVSIGYANSKGLAMSRGELATCADKALYFSKSRGKNCISSYEDTLNI, from the coding sequence ATGAAACTGTTTACGAAATTTAAAGATTATTTGTTTGGTAATGTTGATTCGAAATTTTATATAGAAAATAAGAATTTACTTGAAGAAACCAACTATTCTTTGCTAAAAAAAGCTTGTATTTTTTCTACCGGCATGTGCGCATTTTTATTTTTGCTTACATTTTTTAACGCATTAATCAGTAATCTTAAACTGTTTTATTTATTTTACGCATTGTTTTTCTTGGTGGAAACGTTATTAGTGTTGTTTGTAGTAAACAAACATAAAAAATTAACAAAATTATTCTTTTATATTTACGCAATCGCCATTTTATATCTTGCAGCTGACATAGGCACTATTAAGAGCCCCGATGTTTATGCGGTTACGTTTTATGTTTTTTTAATAATAATTCCTATGCTACATATTTGCAAGCCGATTTATGCAATTGCGCTATCTGCGTCCTCTTGCGCCTTTTTTTGTATTTTAACTTCTATTGTCAAACAACCTTACCCGCTAATATATTCTAACGATATTCTAAACGCTGTTTGCTGTTGTATTGTTGGAATAGGGCTAGACGTTACCATTATCAATTTACAGTTGACTAGTCTTCAAAATAAAGTTCAATTAGAAAAACTTTCCCTTATCGACGAGCTTACCGGACTATCTAATCGGCGTCATTACAATACGTTTGTAAATGATGTTTTTTCGCAAAAACCCGATAATGTGTCTATAATTATGTTGGACATAGATTCATTTAAGTCATATAACGACGTGTATGGTCATTTAAACGGTGATAATTGTTTGCAAAAGATTGGCAAAGTTTTGCGTGAGATTGCGACGGAGTGTTCTTTTTTCGTTTCTCGTATTGGAGGCGAAGAATTTGTTGCAGTTTGCGTAAATTTTGATAATGAAAATGTTGTAAAAATTTGTGATTTAATTATGGAAAAAGTTGACAAACTTAATGTTTCGCACAAATCTTCTTCCTTTGGCAAAGTTACTGTCAGTATTGGCTACGCAAACAGCAAAGGTCTTGCTATGAGTAGAGGCGAACTTGCAACCTGCGCCGATAAAGCGCTTTACTTTTCAAAATCTCGTGGTAAAAACTGCATATCTTCTTATGAAGACACACTAAATATTTAA